One genomic window of Rissa tridactyla isolate bRisTri1 unplaced genomic scaffold, bRisTri1.patW.cur.20221130 scaffold_29, whole genome shotgun sequence includes the following:
- the LOC128903312 gene encoding olfactory receptor 14J1-like, producing MSNSSSITQFLLLAFADTRELQLLHFGLFLGIYLAALLANGLIITAIACDSRLHTPMYFFLLNLSVLDLGSISATFPKSMANSLLGTRAISYKGCVTQVFFFFFCAVAEFYLLTVMSYDRYVAICKPLHYGTLLGSRACVHMAAAAWGSGFLHALLHTANTFSLPLCQGNALDQFFCEIPQILKLSCSHSYLREVGLLVVSACLTFGCFVFIVLSYVQIFRAVLRIPSEQGRHKAFSTCLPHLAVVSLFVSTAMFAYLKPPSISSPSLDVVVAVLYSVVPPAVNPLIYSMRNQELKDALWKL from the coding sequence atgtccaacagcagctccatcacccagttcctcctcctggcattcgcagacacacgggagctgcagctcttgcacttcgggctcttcctgggcatctacctggctgccctcctggccaacggcctgatcatcaccgccatcgcctgtgacagccgcctccacacccccatgtacttcttcctcctcaacctctctgttctcgacctgggctccatctctgctacttttcccaaatccatggccaattccctcttgggtaccagggccatttcctacaaaggatgtgttacacaggtcttttttttctttttctgtgctgtagcagagttttatcttctcactgtcatgtcctatgaccgctacgtggccatctgcaaacccctgcactacgggaccctcctgggcagcagagcttgtgtccacatggcagcagctgcctggggcagtgggtttctccatgctctcctgcacacggccaatacattttccctgcccctctgccagggcaatgccctggaccagttcttctgtgaaatcccccagatcctcaagctctcctgctcacactcctacctcagggaagttgggcttcttgtggtcagtgcctgtttaaccttcgggtgctttgttttcatcgtgctgtcctacgtgcagatcttcagggccgtgctgaggatcccctctgagcagggacggcacaaagccttttccacgtgcctccctcacctggccgtggtctccctgtttgtcagcactgccatgtttgcctacctgaagcccccctccatctcctccccatccctggatgtggtggtggctgtgctgtactccgtggtgcctccagccgtgaaccccctcatctacagcatgaggaaccaggagctcaaggatgccctctggaaatta